The Limanda limanda chromosome 20, fLimLim1.1, whole genome shotgun sequence genome has a segment encoding these proteins:
- the acbd5a gene encoding acyl-CoA-binding domain-containing protein 5A isoform X1 → MEVESVRMEEVDDQLGLVQRRFDAAVKVIKSLAPDGPFQPSNDMMLKFYSYYKQATVGTCNIPRPGFWDAVGKAKWNSWDSLGNMSKEEAMVAYVDEMKLILEGMPMTDEVEELLRVLGPFYEMIDEKKKITQISDLSTGFGSMMNSMPSKSIAKSIVRTMEMNGTLETRPARLKPKEVKERPEEEAQEEDEEEDDEEDDDDNEEEEEEEDEEEEGIREVRKDLISDKKSAASHPKKKSSARRHKGPLSNGKVANGVAHLTNGSHSLNGVHAPGGPAGKPLLNGHHADPRADVSGPHHVASDSDSEVYCDSVDQFGQEENPDHNQSLDDLDEEENHALQPLEAAQGIQEEVQGPPQAIRCGGEDGETSGTMSQGQKLESDMPDSSVVRGGRGSRSARRSSGALMPTHGGGDGDRGRWGGAATPAGNLNEQIVVALARLQEDMQSVLERLHTLEALSSSQARPMALSPAYPSSPVTKKSQKQSWWPFDISPTSVAFAVIWPFVVQWLIRLLLQRSRRRIN, encoded by the exons ATGGAGGTAGAGAGCGTcaggatggaggaggtggacgaTCAGCTGGGTCTGGTCCAGCGGAGGTTCGATGCCGCCGTGAAAGTGATCAAGAGTTTAGCCCCGGATG GTCCCTTCCAGCCGTCAAATGACATGATGCTGAAGTTCTACAGTTATTATAAACAAGCAACCGTGGGCACGTGCAATATTCCCCGGCCTGGCTTCTGGGACGCAGTCGGCAAAGCGAAATG GAATTCTTGGGATTCTCTTGGAAACATGTCCAAAGAAGAAGCAATGGTCGCCTACgttgatgaaatgaaactg ATCCTGGAGGGCATGCCCATGACGGACGAGGTGGAGGAGCTCCTCCGAGTCCTCGGTCCGTTCTACGAGATGATCGACGAGAAGAAAAAGATCACGCAGATTTCCGACCTGAGCACAG GTTTTGGTTCGATGATGAATTCGATGCCATCGAAGAGCATCGCTAAGAGCATCGTCAGAACCATGGAGATGAACGGCACTCTGGAGACCCGGCCTGCCAGGCTCAAACcaaaggaagtgaaggaaagGCCAGAGGAAGAAGcacaagaggaagatgaggaagaggatgatgaggaggatgatgacgacaatgaggaggaggaagaggaagaagacgaggaagaagaaggaataAGGGAGGTTAGAAAAG ATTTAATTTCAGACAAGAAATCAGCAGCTTCTCATCCAAAGAAGAAGAGTTCAGCCCGGAGACACAAGGGGCCGCTGTCAAATGGCAAAGTGGCGAACGGAGTCGCCCATCTGACCAATGGAAGTCATTCCCTGAACGGTGTCCACGCCCCAGGGGGTCCAGCGGGCAAGCCTCTGCTCAACGGTCACCATGCGG ATCCCAGAGCCGACGTGTCTGGTCCCCATCACGTGGCCAGTGACTCAGACAGTGAAGTCTACTGCGACTCCGTGGACCAGTTCGGCCAGGAAGAG AACCCCGACCATAACCAGTCTCTGGATGacctggatgaggaggagaaccacGCGCTGCAGCCGCTGGAGGCCGCACAGGGTATCCAGGAGGAGGTCCAGGGACCACCACAGGCCATCAGGTGTGGAGGAGAAGACGGAGAAACCAGTGGAACGATGTCTCAGGGGCAGAAACTGGAATCAGACATGCCAGACAGCTCAGTGGTCAGAGGAGGACGAG GCTCCAGGTCTGCACGCCGCAGCTCCGGAGCTCTGATGCCCACGCACGGTGGTGGAGATGGGGACCGGGGCCGCTGGGGGGGGGCCGCCACACCTGCGGGGAACCTGAATGAGCAGATCGTGGTGGCGCTGGCCCGACTGCAGGAGGACATGCAGAGCGTCCTGGAGAGGCTGCACACCCTGGAGGCTCTGTCTTCCAGTCAG gCCAGACCCATGGCTCTGTCTCCAGCTTACCCATCATCCCCAGTGACTAAGAAGAGTCAG AAGCAATCCTGGTGGCCTTTTGACATCTCTCCAACCAGTGTGGCCTTCGCTGTGATTTGGCCGTTTGTGGTGCAGTGGCTTAtccgcctcctcctgcagaggagTAGAAG ACGAATCAACTGA
- the acbd5a gene encoding acyl-CoA-binding domain-containing protein 5A isoform X2 has product MEVESVRMEEVDDQLGLVQRRFDAAVKVIKSLAPDGPFQPSNDMMLKFYSYYKQATVGTCNIPRPGFWDAVGKAKWNSWDSLGNMSKEEAMVAYVDEMKLILEGMPMTDEVEELLRVLGPFYEMIDEKKKITQISDLSTGFGSMMNSMPSKSIAKSIVRTMEMNGTLETRPARLKPKEVKERPEEEAQEEDEEEDDEEDDDDNEEEEEEEDEEEEGIREVRKDLISDKKSAASHPKKKSSARRHKGPLSNGKVANGVAHLTNGSHSLNGVHAPGGPAGKPLLNGHHADPRADVSGPHHVASDSDSEVYCDSVDQFGQEENPDHNQSLDDLDEEENHALQPLEAAQGIQEEVQGPPQAIRCGGEDGETSGTMSQGQKLESDMPDSSVVRGGRGSRSARRSSGALMPTHGGGDGDRGRWGGAATPAGNLNEQIVVALARLQEDMQSVLERLHTLEALSSSQARPMALSPAYPSSPVTKKSQQSWWPFDISPTSVAFAVIWPFVVQWLIRLLLQRSRRRIN; this is encoded by the exons ATGGAGGTAGAGAGCGTcaggatggaggaggtggacgaTCAGCTGGGTCTGGTCCAGCGGAGGTTCGATGCCGCCGTGAAAGTGATCAAGAGTTTAGCCCCGGATG GTCCCTTCCAGCCGTCAAATGACATGATGCTGAAGTTCTACAGTTATTATAAACAAGCAACCGTGGGCACGTGCAATATTCCCCGGCCTGGCTTCTGGGACGCAGTCGGCAAAGCGAAATG GAATTCTTGGGATTCTCTTGGAAACATGTCCAAAGAAGAAGCAATGGTCGCCTACgttgatgaaatgaaactg ATCCTGGAGGGCATGCCCATGACGGACGAGGTGGAGGAGCTCCTCCGAGTCCTCGGTCCGTTCTACGAGATGATCGACGAGAAGAAAAAGATCACGCAGATTTCCGACCTGAGCACAG GTTTTGGTTCGATGATGAATTCGATGCCATCGAAGAGCATCGCTAAGAGCATCGTCAGAACCATGGAGATGAACGGCACTCTGGAGACCCGGCCTGCCAGGCTCAAACcaaaggaagtgaaggaaagGCCAGAGGAAGAAGcacaagaggaagatgaggaagaggatgatgaggaggatgatgacgacaatgaggaggaggaagaggaagaagacgaggaagaagaaggaataAGGGAGGTTAGAAAAG ATTTAATTTCAGACAAGAAATCAGCAGCTTCTCATCCAAAGAAGAAGAGTTCAGCCCGGAGACACAAGGGGCCGCTGTCAAATGGCAAAGTGGCGAACGGAGTCGCCCATCTGACCAATGGAAGTCATTCCCTGAACGGTGTCCACGCCCCAGGGGGTCCAGCGGGCAAGCCTCTGCTCAACGGTCACCATGCGG ATCCCAGAGCCGACGTGTCTGGTCCCCATCACGTGGCCAGTGACTCAGACAGTGAAGTCTACTGCGACTCCGTGGACCAGTTCGGCCAGGAAGAG AACCCCGACCATAACCAGTCTCTGGATGacctggatgaggaggagaaccacGCGCTGCAGCCGCTGGAGGCCGCACAGGGTATCCAGGAGGAGGTCCAGGGACCACCACAGGCCATCAGGTGTGGAGGAGAAGACGGAGAAACCAGTGGAACGATGTCTCAGGGGCAGAAACTGGAATCAGACATGCCAGACAGCTCAGTGGTCAGAGGAGGACGAG GCTCCAGGTCTGCACGCCGCAGCTCCGGAGCTCTGATGCCCACGCACGGTGGTGGAGATGGGGACCGGGGCCGCTGGGGGGGGGCCGCCACACCTGCGGGGAACCTGAATGAGCAGATCGTGGTGGCGCTGGCCCGACTGCAGGAGGACATGCAGAGCGTCCTGGAGAGGCTGCACACCCTGGAGGCTCTGTCTTCCAGTCAG gCCAGACCCATGGCTCTGTCTCCAGCTTACCCATCATCCCCAGTGACTAAGAAGAGTCAG CAATCCTGGTGGCCTTTTGACATCTCTCCAACCAGTGTGGCCTTCGCTGTGATTTGGCCGTTTGTGGTGCAGTGGCTTAtccgcctcctcctgcagaggagTAGAAG ACGAATCAACTGA